In Georgenia soli, a genomic segment contains:
- a CDS encoding recombinase family protein produces MTESLIGLARVSTNFQDLQLQRDALEAAGCVRIFEEKVSSRSSRRPGLEQALDFLRDGRDTLVVWKLDRLGRSTRDILTIADNLNDRGIGLRVLSGALVGTYTPTGEGKFFFTVMAAFAELERDINRERTMAGLAAARAQGRVGGRPSVMDTEKTAAARARRAAGETPTQIAKALGVSRATVYRHLAD; encoded by the coding sequence GTGACGGAATCGCTCATTGGGCTCGCCCGTGTGTCGACAAATTTCCAAGACCTTCAGCTGCAGCGCGACGCCCTTGAGGCGGCCGGTTGTGTCCGGATCTTCGAGGAGAAGGTCAGCAGCCGGTCGAGCAGGCGCCCGGGCCTGGAGCAGGCGCTGGACTTTCTTCGCGACGGTAGGGACACCCTCGTCGTCTGGAAGCTCGACCGTCTCGGCCGGTCGACCAGAGATATCCTCACCATCGCGGACAACCTCAACGATCGTGGGATCGGCCTACGCGTGCTGAGCGGCGCGCTCGTCGGCACCTACACACCGACGGGGGAGGGGAAGTTCTTCTTCACCGTCATGGCTGCCTTTGCGGAGCTCGAGCGCGACATCAACCGCGAACGCACGATGGCCGGCCTAGCGGCCGCGCGGGCGCAGGGGCGAGTCGGCGGTCGGCCTTCGGTGATGGACACCGAAAAGACTGCCGCCGCCAGGGCTCGGCGCGCCGCCGGGGAGACACCCACCCAGATCGCCAAGGCTCTTGGCGTCTCGCGGGCGACCGTCTACCGGCACCTCGCAGACTGA
- a CDS encoding glycosyltransferase family 9 protein yields MSRGVGPPFGPVSGTGRGADNGGDGDVLVLRALGLGDAFAGVAALRGVRRAFPARRLVLAAPAGVGSWLRDHGIVDDVLPTSGLDQPLAYDGTGHVAVNLHGRGPQSHRLLASTHPDELVAFGCAKASHAGPEWRPDEHEVDRWCRLVRSAGGDCSPEDLRIPVPDASGGRVRVGASAAHTPRAPHGGPARREDTAAPVVVHPGAASNARRWSAERWTAVAGELAATRHEVVVTGSGDEVPLCEQIAADAGPGVRSVAGTLDLSGLAEVVAGARLLVCGDTGVAHLATAFATPSVLLFGPTPPAWWGPAIDPHLHAVLWHGTGPGDPHADTVDPALEAIDVEEVVRSAHHLLATTGAPESPPQSARCR; encoded by the coding sequence GTGAGTCGCGGGGTGGGGCCGCCGTTCGGCCCCGTCTCCGGGACGGGCCGCGGCGCCGACAACGGCGGCGACGGCGATGTCCTGGTGCTGCGCGCCCTGGGGCTCGGCGACGCCTTCGCCGGGGTGGCCGCGCTGCGCGGGGTGCGTCGTGCCTTTCCCGCCCGGAGGCTCGTCCTGGCGGCACCGGCGGGCGTCGGGTCGTGGCTGCGTGACCACGGCATCGTCGACGACGTGCTTCCGACGTCGGGCCTCGACCAGCCGCTCGCGTACGACGGCACCGGGCACGTCGCGGTGAACCTCCACGGCCGTGGGCCCCAGAGTCACCGGCTGCTGGCCTCGACGCACCCCGACGAGCTGGTGGCGTTCGGTTGCGCCAAGGCCAGTCATGCCGGGCCCGAGTGGCGGCCGGACGAGCATGAGGTCGACCGCTGGTGCCGACTCGTCCGGTCGGCGGGCGGGGACTGCTCGCCGGAGGATCTGCGCATCCCTGTGCCGGACGCGTCGGGCGGGCGCGTCCGAGTGGGAGCCTCCGCGGCGCACACACCTCGCGCCCCGCACGGCGGTCCGGCACGGAGGGAGGACACGGCCGCGCCGGTGGTGGTGCACCCCGGGGCGGCGTCGAATGCGAGGAGATGGTCGGCCGAGCGGTGGACCGCGGTGGCAGGCGAGCTCGCTGCGACACGCCACGAGGTCGTGGTGACCGGTTCCGGGGACGAGGTGCCGTTGTGCGAGCAGATCGCCGCTGACGCGGGCCCGGGCGTGCGCTCGGTCGCCGGGACCCTCGACCTTAGCGGACTAGCGGAGGTTGTGGCAGGCGCGCGGCTGCTGGTGTGCGGGGACACCGGCGTCGCCCACCTCGCGACCGCGTTCGCCACCCCGTCGGTGCTGCTGTTCGGGCCGACTCCGCCGGCATGGTGGGGTCCCGCTATCGACCCGCACCTGCACGCCGTCCTGTGGCACGGCACCGGACCAGGCGACCCGCATGCGGACACCGTCGATCCCGCTCTCGAGGCTATCGACGTGGAGGAGGTGGTCCGGTCCGCACATCACCTCCTTGCCACGACAGGTGCCCCGGAGAGCCCGCCTCAGTCTGCGAGGTGCCGGTAG
- a CDS encoding PfkB family carbohydrate kinase, whose translation MTRRAPHVVVVGDVVLDRDVDGRVERLSPDAPVPVVDVSGVRESPGGAGLAALLCAAGGARVTLVAPVADDAPGERLAAHLRRAVTLVPLPHEGGTRTKTRVRSGGQSLVRVDDGGPGTPGEPSSAVGEVLADADVVLVSDYGAGVTRDPALREVLSAAARSRRLVWDPHPRGGPSVPGAALVTPNLAEARSAASGDGRTSSASAGEPVSPDAPADVVAAHLADRWSASAVCVTAGAAGAYLARAGTEAVFFPATAVEGDPCGAGDQFAASCAVALARGALVPEAVEGAVADASAWVAAGGAEGFRARESAPSGEGRAAGAATRTGRPDVGEYRPWSEDPASLDRLAARLRADGTVVATGGCFDIVHAGHVATLQAARRLGDRLVVVMNSDASVTRLKGPGRPVVPAPDRARVLAALDCVDAVVVFDEDDPRAVLGRLRPDVWAKGGDYGGTPLPEAEVVRRHGGRVVLLPYLGGRSTTSIIQRSGLARASSTRSSA comes from the coding sequence GTGACGCGCCGGGCGCCCCACGTGGTCGTCGTGGGCGACGTCGTGCTGGACCGCGACGTCGACGGCCGGGTGGAACGGCTCAGCCCCGACGCCCCCGTGCCGGTGGTCGACGTCAGCGGTGTGCGTGAGAGCCCCGGCGGGGCCGGCCTCGCGGCGCTGCTGTGCGCGGCGGGCGGGGCCCGGGTGACCCTGGTCGCCCCGGTCGCCGACGACGCCCCGGGCGAGCGTCTCGCCGCCCACCTGCGCCGCGCCGTCACGCTCGTCCCCCTGCCGCACGAGGGCGGGACCCGGACGAAGACGCGGGTGCGCAGCGGGGGCCAGTCCCTCGTCCGCGTGGACGACGGCGGACCCGGCACCCCGGGCGAGCCGTCCTCCGCCGTCGGAGAGGTCCTGGCCGACGCCGACGTCGTCCTCGTCTCTGACTACGGTGCCGGCGTCACGCGCGACCCCGCGCTGCGCGAGGTGCTGTCGGCGGCCGCACGCTCGCGCCGGCTCGTGTGGGACCCACACCCCCGCGGCGGGCCGTCGGTGCCCGGAGCCGCGCTCGTCACGCCGAACCTCGCCGAGGCCCGGTCGGCCGCATCGGGCGACGGCCGCACGTCCTCAGCCAGTGCCGGGGAACCTGTCTCTCCCGACGCACCGGCCGACGTCGTCGCCGCCCACCTCGCCGACAGGTGGTCGGCGAGTGCGGTGTGCGTGACCGCCGGAGCGGCGGGCGCCTACCTGGCCCGCGCCGGCACCGAGGCGGTCTTCTTCCCGGCCACGGCCGTCGAGGGCGACCCGTGCGGGGCGGGCGACCAGTTCGCCGCGAGCTGCGCCGTCGCCCTGGCGCGTGGCGCGCTGGTGCCGGAGGCCGTCGAGGGGGCGGTCGCCGACGCGTCGGCCTGGGTCGCCGCCGGCGGCGCGGAGGGCTTCCGCGCCCGGGAGTCTGCCCCGAGCGGCGAGGGCCGCGCGGCTGGCGCTGCCACCCGCACCGGGCGACCAGACGTGGGCGAGTACCGCCCCTGGTCCGAGGACCCGGCGTCGCTCGACCGGCTCGCCGCACGGCTGAGGGCCGACGGCACCGTGGTCGCCACGGGCGGCTGCTTCGACATCGTCCACGCCGGCCATGTCGCCACGCTGCAGGCTGCCCGCCGCCTCGGCGACCGGCTCGTCGTCGTCATGAACTCCGACGCGTCGGTGACCCGGCTCAAGGGTCCCGGCCGCCCCGTCGTGCCCGCGCCCGACCGCGCCCGGGTGCTCGCCGCCCTCGACTGCGTGGACGCCGTCGTCGTCTTCGACGAGGACGACCCACGTGCGGTCCTGGGCCGCCTGCGGCCCGACGTCTGGGCCAAGGGCGGCGACTACGGCGGCACCCCGCTGCCCGAGGCGGAGGTCGTGCGCCGTCACGGCGGTCGCGTCGTGCTCCTGCCCTACCTCGGCGGTCGTTCCACCACCTCGATCATCCAGCGCTCGGGCCTTGCCCGGGCATCATCGACAAGGAGTTCTGCATGA
- a CDS encoding glycosyltransferase, which translates to MKILIWHVHGSWLNPFVQGPDEYLIPVLPDRGPDGLGRARTWTWPQSARELAPEQLREEGCDVVVLQRPHEIELLEEWTGLRAGVDVPAVYVEHNTPAGPAAATRHPLADRTDIPVVHVTDFNALMWDCGDAPTTVIDHGIVDPGYRYTGEEERLGVVVNEPVRRWRVAGTDVLLRIADELPVAVHGMGMAALAERAPHLAGHLHEDVPQDAMHDLLACHRAYLHPYRWTSLGLSLLEAMTLGMPVLALASTAAPEAVPDEAGVVSSDPDVLAAAARRWLADPDEARERGLAARAHALDRFGLDRFLADWQQLLKEVAR; encoded by the coding sequence ATGAAGATCCTGATCTGGCACGTCCACGGCTCCTGGCTCAACCCGTTCGTCCAGGGGCCCGACGAGTACCTGATCCCCGTCCTGCCGGACCGGGGCCCCGACGGCCTGGGGCGCGCCCGCACCTGGACCTGGCCCCAGTCGGCCCGTGAGCTCGCCCCGGAGCAGCTGCGCGAGGAGGGGTGCGACGTCGTCGTCCTCCAGCGCCCGCACGAGATCGAGCTGCTGGAGGAGTGGACCGGACTGCGCGCGGGCGTCGACGTCCCGGCGGTCTACGTCGAGCACAACACCCCGGCCGGGCCCGCGGCGGCCACCCGCCACCCGCTCGCGGACCGCACCGACATCCCCGTCGTCCACGTCACCGACTTCAACGCGCTCATGTGGGACTGCGGGGACGCGCCCACCACGGTGATCGACCACGGCATCGTCGACCCCGGGTACCGGTACACCGGCGAGGAGGAGCGGCTCGGCGTCGTCGTCAACGAGCCGGTGCGCCGCTGGCGCGTGGCGGGCACGGACGTGCTGCTGCGGATCGCGGACGAGCTGCCCGTCGCCGTGCACGGCATGGGCATGGCGGCCCTCGCGGAGCGCGCGCCCCACCTCGCGGGCCACCTGCACGAGGACGTGCCGCAGGACGCGATGCACGACCTCCTCGCTTGCCACCGCGCCTACCTCCACCCCTACCGGTGGACGTCGCTGGGCCTGTCGCTGCTCGAGGCGATGACCCTCGGGATGCCCGTGCTCGCGCTCGCGAGCACGGCCGCCCCGGAGGCGGTGCCGGACGAGGCGGGTGTGGTGAGCTCCGACCCCGACGTGCTCGCCGCCGCCGCCCGCCGGTGGCTCGCCGACCCCGACGAGGCGCGCGAGCGCGGACTCGCCGCCCGTGCGCACGCCCTGGACCGCTTCGGCCTGGACCGTTTCCTCGCCGACTGGCAGCAGCTGCTGAAGGAGGTAGCACGATGA
- a CDS encoding glycosyltransferase: protein MRIAMVSEHASPLAALGGVDAGGQNVHVAALATALAEEGHVVEVYTRRDRVDLPERVTMHDGVDVIHVPAGPPEPLPKDELPPFMPAFGRWLARRWSEEGAPDVVHSHFWMSGLAVLEATRTVRVPVVHTYHALGSVKRRYQGAADTSPPTRIRDERTIGRSVDLVVATCSDEFGELRRLGVPVSRLRVVPCGVDVEHFTPGPPHDAAAGAAGAADPGGTAGPAGPRRLPHRLLTIGRLVPRKGVATIVEALPAVPTAELVVAGGPPRHEIDTDPEVRRLTALAEDLGVADRVTFLGSVPHDDMPALIREADVVVATPWYEPFGIVPLEAAACGRPVVGAAVGGLLDSVADGVTGVLVPPQNPTALADALVPLLQDRERRSRFGTAARRRAVDLFSWTTVAAGTLAAYEAAAYPAMYPALKEASA, encoded by the coding sequence ATGAGGATCGCGATGGTCTCGGAGCACGCCAGCCCGCTCGCCGCCCTGGGCGGGGTCGACGCCGGAGGGCAGAACGTCCATGTCGCCGCGCTGGCGACCGCCCTCGCCGAGGAGGGCCACGTCGTCGAGGTGTACACGCGGCGGGACCGGGTCGACCTGCCCGAACGCGTCACGATGCATGACGGGGTCGACGTCATCCATGTGCCGGCGGGACCGCCGGAGCCGCTGCCGAAGGACGAGCTGCCGCCGTTCATGCCCGCCTTCGGTCGGTGGCTCGCGCGGCGGTGGTCGGAGGAGGGCGCGCCGGACGTCGTGCACTCGCACTTCTGGATGTCAGGCCTCGCCGTGCTCGAGGCCACGCGCACCGTCCGCGTCCCCGTGGTGCACACGTACCACGCGCTCGGCTCCGTCAAGCGCCGCTACCAGGGCGCCGCGGACACCTCGCCGCCCACCCGGATCCGCGACGAGCGCACCATCGGCCGCTCGGTGGACCTCGTCGTCGCCACGTGCAGCGACGAGTTCGGCGAGCTGCGCCGCCTCGGCGTCCCCGTCTCGCGGCTGCGGGTCGTGCCGTGCGGGGTCGACGTCGAGCACTTCACGCCCGGACCGCCCCACGACGCCGCGGCGGGAGCTGCCGGGGCGGCCGACCCGGGCGGAACCGCGGGCCCGGCGGGGCCCCGCCGACTCCCGCACCGTCTGCTCACCATCGGCCGCCTCGTCCCGCGCAAGGGCGTCGCCACCATCGTCGAGGCCCTGCCCGCCGTGCCGACGGCGGAGCTGGTCGTGGCGGGCGGTCCGCCGCGCCACGAGATCGACACGGATCCCGAGGTCCGGCGGCTCACCGCGCTGGCGGAGGACCTCGGGGTCGCGGACCGCGTGACCTTCCTCGGCTCGGTCCCCCACGACGACATGCCGGCCCTGATCCGGGAGGCCGACGTCGTCGTCGCCACGCCCTGGTACGAGCCGTTCGGCATCGTCCCGCTCGAGGCGGCGGCCTGCGGGCGACCGGTCGTCGGCGCAGCCGTGGGCGGCCTGCTCGACTCCGTGGCCGACGGCGTCACGGGCGTGCTCGTCCCTCCCCAGAACCCCACCGCACTCGCCGACGCCCTGGTCCCGCTGCTGCAGGACCGGGAGCGGCGCAGCCGGTTCGGCACCGCCGCCCGACGACGGGCGGTGGACCTCTTCTCCTGGACCACGGTCGCGGCCGGGACGCTCGCCGCCTACGAGGCCGCCGCGTACCCCGCGATGTACCCCGCACTGAAGGAGGCATCGGCATGA
- a CDS encoding HAD-IIIA family hydrolase, with product MSPAPSYTVVVPTIGRPSLAALLDSLAAQAEDPGHAAPAEVVLADDRRLDLSPGAAVPPPLEVPELPWPVRVVRTGGRGPAAARNAGWRVTTTEWVAFLDDDVLLPADWSRRLAADLAAADETGGGHRVGATQGHILVPLPTHRRPTDWERNTAGLTTALWATADMAYRREALAAVHGFDERFPRAYREDADLALRVRRAGWRLVRGGRTIIHPARPADWTVSLRMQAGARSDALMRALHGPAWREEAETGRGRFRWHLATVAAGVAAGLAAGLAAGITAAEAATSRATRGEEVVLRRNSGPRTTSPAQQHLSPHRFTAPAVAAAAWAALTADFARRRIAPGPRPGEEGWLAEWARMAVTSAAIPWLAVWHRARGERNYRHGVAPWPPPLRAVLLDRDGTLVHDVPYNADPDKVRLVDGAAQAVRRLCAAGLRTGLVTNQSGVARGLLTEDDVRAVNARLLDELGGLDTAQHCPHGPGDGCACRKPGPLMVLRAAAALGVAPYECAVVGDIGADVDAARAAGARSVLVPTPETRPEEVEQADVVAPGLSAAAELLLAMARGTHGDSALRGRPVHDGRGALDKSAPAAPDLAVSR from the coding sequence GTGAGCCCGGCGCCGTCCTACACCGTCGTCGTCCCCACCATCGGGCGGCCCTCCCTGGCGGCCCTGCTGGACTCCCTCGCCGCCCAGGCCGAGGACCCCGGCCACGCCGCGCCCGCCGAGGTGGTCCTGGCCGACGACCGCCGGCTGGACCTCTCTCCCGGCGCCGCGGTGCCGCCGCCCCTGGAGGTGCCGGAGCTGCCGTGGCCGGTGCGCGTGGTGCGTACCGGTGGGCGCGGACCCGCGGCGGCACGCAACGCGGGCTGGCGCGTCACCACCACCGAGTGGGTGGCGTTCCTCGACGACGACGTGCTGCTGCCCGCCGACTGGTCCCGCCGCCTCGCCGCCGACCTCGCGGCCGCGGACGAGACCGGCGGCGGCCACCGCGTCGGCGCCACCCAGGGCCACATCCTCGTCCCGCTGCCCACGCACCGGCGGCCCACCGACTGGGAGCGCAACACCGCCGGGCTGACCACGGCGCTGTGGGCGACGGCCGACATGGCGTACCGGCGGGAGGCGCTCGCCGCGGTGCACGGCTTCGACGAGCGGTTCCCCCGCGCCTACCGCGAGGACGCCGACCTCGCGCTGCGTGTGCGGCGGGCCGGCTGGCGCCTGGTGCGCGGCGGGCGGACCATCATCCATCCCGCCCGGCCCGCCGACTGGACGGTCAGCCTGCGCATGCAGGCGGGCGCCCGCTCCGACGCGCTCATGCGCGCCCTCCACGGGCCCGCCTGGCGCGAGGAGGCGGAGACTGGCCGCGGTCGTTTCCGCTGGCATCTCGCCACCGTCGCGGCGGGTGTCGCGGCGGGCCTCGCGGCGGGTCTTGCCGCCGGCATCACGGCCGCTGAGGCTGCGACCTCACGGGCAACCAGGGGCGAGGAAGTGGTCCTGCGGCGGAACAGTGGGCCCAGGACGACTTCACCTGCGCAGCAGCACTTATCCCCACATCGCTTCACGGCGCCGGCGGTCGCGGCCGCTGCGTGGGCGGCCCTGACCGCAGACTTCGCGAGGCGTCGCATCGCGCCCGGCCCCCGACCCGGTGAGGAGGGCTGGCTCGCCGAGTGGGCTCGCATGGCCGTCACCAGCGCCGCCATCCCCTGGCTCGCCGTCTGGCACCGCGCGCGCGGCGAGCGGAACTACCGTCACGGGGTCGCGCCCTGGCCCCCTCCACTGCGGGCCGTGCTCCTCGACCGCGACGGCACTCTCGTCCACGACGTGCCCTACAACGCGGACCCGGACAAGGTCCGCCTCGTCGACGGCGCCGCCCAGGCCGTGCGCCGGCTGTGCGCCGCCGGGCTGCGCACCGGTCTGGTCACGAACCAGTCGGGGGTCGCCCGCGGACTCCTCACGGAGGACGACGTCCGTGCCGTCAACGCGCGCCTCCTCGACGAGCTCGGCGGCCTGGACACGGCCCAGCACTGCCCGCACGGTCCCGGCGACGGGTGCGCGTGCCGCAAGCCCGGACCGCTCATGGTTCTGCGGGCCGCCGCCGCACTGGGTGTCGCGCCCTACGAGTGTGCGGTGGTCGGGGACATCGGCGCCGACGTCGACGCGGCGCGGGCCGCCGGCGCCCGGTCGGTCCTCGTTCCGACGCCGGAGACCCGGCCGGAGGAGGTCGAGCAGGCGGACGTCGTCGCCCCTGGCCTGTCTGCGGCTGCCGAGCTCCTGCTGGCCATGGCGCGGGGCACGCACGGGGACAGTGCTCTCCGCGGGCGCCCCGTCCACGACGGTCGTGGCGCTCTGGACAAGTCCGCTCCGGCGGCCCCTGACCTGGCGGTGTCGCGATGA
- a CDS encoding SDR family oxidoreductase, whose protein sequence is MTTAPQQSRTPREVGTVFVTGGAGGLGAAVVDAVREAGGTPAVLDRDVPADGVPHVQVDLADSAAAAEAVERLVAEVGPPSAVVTAAGTDACGPILEISPEAWEKVIRVNLLGTVAVVRACLPHLERVRGTVVTVSSTLGLRGADAATAYSASKFAIRGFSQALAAEYSGRVGVTCLVPGGMRTAFFDGRDERFRPAPDQELNDPANTAAAVLTALRQPVGSEIREMLVMASGEPSWP, encoded by the coding sequence ATGACCACTGCCCCGCAGCAGTCCCGTACCCCGCGCGAGGTCGGCACCGTCTTCGTGACCGGCGGCGCCGGTGGCCTGGGTGCCGCCGTCGTCGACGCCGTCCGCGAGGCCGGCGGAACCCCCGCGGTCCTCGACCGGGACGTACCTGCCGACGGCGTGCCCCACGTCCAGGTGGACCTGGCCGACTCGGCGGCCGCCGCCGAGGCGGTGGAACGGCTCGTCGCCGAGGTCGGTCCGCCGTCGGCCGTGGTGACCGCGGCCGGGACGGACGCGTGCGGCCCGATCCTGGAGATCTCGCCGGAGGCGTGGGAGAAGGTCATCCGGGTGAACCTGCTCGGGACCGTCGCCGTGGTGCGGGCGTGCCTCCCGCACCTCGAACGGGTGCGCGGGACCGTCGTGACCGTCTCGTCCACCCTCGGGCTGCGCGGGGCCGACGCCGCCACCGCCTACTCCGCGTCGAAGTTCGCGATCCGTGGGTTCTCCCAGGCGCTCGCCGCGGAGTACTCCGGGCGCGTCGGCGTCACCTGCCTGGTGCCCGGCGGGATGCGGACGGCGTTCTTCGACGGCCGGGACGAGCGGTTCCGCCCGGCGCCGGACCAGGAGCTCAACGACCCGGCGAACACGGCGGCGGCCGTGCTGACGGCGCTGCGGCAGCCGGTCGGCAGCGAGATCCGGGAGATGCTCGTCATGGCGTCCGGGGAGCCGTCCTGGCCGTGA
- a CDS encoding D-sedoheptulose-7-phosphate isomerase produces the protein MTALNALDWIDAHERELADALTSLRCSSGTVALWGRTLAERLTDGGRLLAAGNGGSAAEAQHLTSELVGRFLEERRPFSAISLCAESSSVTALVNDYGVDEMFARQVEGHGRPGDVLVLLSTSGKSPNVLRAAERGREIGLEVWAMTGPAPNPLAELSHSALCVEAPSTAAVQAVHLVAIHALCAVLDSELTALAERRMLSEAPVPESPDVAATAAVPLRTSVPRRRTA, from the coding sequence ATGACCGCACTGAACGCTCTCGACTGGATCGACGCGCACGAGCGCGAGCTCGCGGACGCCCTCACCTCGCTGCGGTGCAGCTCCGGCACCGTCGCGCTGTGGGGCCGCACGCTCGCGGAGCGCCTCACGGACGGCGGCCGGCTGCTCGCCGCCGGCAACGGCGGCAGCGCCGCGGAGGCCCAGCACCTCACCTCCGAGCTGGTCGGCCGCTTCCTCGAGGAGCGCCGCCCGTTCTCCGCGATCTCGCTGTGCGCGGAGAGCTCGTCGGTCACGGCGCTGGTCAACGACTACGGCGTCGACGAGATGTTCGCCCGGCAGGTCGAGGGGCACGGCCGCCCCGGCGACGTGCTCGTCCTGTTGTCCACCTCGGGGAAGAGCCCCAACGTCCTGCGGGCCGCGGAGCGCGGCCGGGAGATCGGCCTCGAGGTGTGGGCCATGACCGGCCCGGCGCCCAACCCGCTGGCGGAGCTCAGCCACTCCGCCCTCTGCGTCGAGGCGCCGTCGACGGCGGCCGTCCAGGCCGTGCACCTCGTGGCGATCCATGCGCTGTGCGCGGTGCTCGACTCCGAGCTCACCGCGCTGGCCGAGCGCCGGATGCTGAGCGAGGCCCCGGTCCCTGAGTCGCCCGACGTCGCGGCCACGGCCGCCGTGCCGCTCCGCACCTCCGTCCCCCGACGGCGGACCGCGTGA
- a CDS encoding glycosyltransferase family 9 protein codes for MTRVLAVRLDNDGDVLLAGPAVRALAPSADSLDMLVSPAGQAAARLLPGVSDVLVADVPWSGYAPAPADASRLQALVALLAERHYDRCTVFTSFHQSPLPMALIARMAGIGYVAATSVDYPGSLLDVRHQRPEGLHEVEAALDLVRATGVTPPADDDGRLALRRPLPPVPALVPAGPYVVVHPGASVPARAMTPDHARAIVAALRAAGWPVVVTGGPSERELAAVVAGPTEAASRPAAGPAAPARVIDLAGRTDLAELAAVLDGAACVVVGNTGPAHLAAAVGTPVVSLFSPVVPAGRWAPYGVPSVVLGDQQAPCRGSRARECPVPGHPCLTGVPPEDVVAAVDSLAGSPSSPVPPGGGKSRRAFVPSPAPAPTDPVHSTAEVPA; via the coding sequence ATGACCCGGGTGCTGGCCGTCCGGCTCGACAACGACGGCGACGTGCTCCTGGCGGGTCCCGCCGTCCGTGCGCTCGCCCCCTCCGCCGACTCGCTCGACATGCTCGTCAGCCCCGCCGGTCAGGCTGCCGCCCGGTTGCTCCCGGGTGTGAGCGACGTCCTGGTCGCCGACGTCCCCTGGTCCGGGTACGCCCCGGCCCCGGCGGACGCGTCCAGGCTTCAGGCGCTCGTCGCGCTCCTCGCGGAGCGGCACTACGACCGGTGCACCGTCTTCACCTCCTTCCACCAGAGCCCGCTGCCCATGGCGCTGATCGCCAGGATGGCGGGTATCGGGTACGTCGCCGCGACGAGCGTCGACTACCCCGGCTCGTTGCTCGACGTGCGCCACCAGCGTCCGGAGGGACTGCACGAGGTGGAGGCCGCCCTCGATCTCGTGCGCGCCACGGGCGTCACGCCCCCTGCCGACGACGACGGCCGCCTGGCCCTGCGCCGGCCGTTGCCGCCGGTCCCGGCGCTCGTGCCGGCCGGTCCGTACGTCGTCGTCCATCCGGGGGCGTCGGTGCCGGCCCGGGCGATGACCCCCGACCACGCCCGGGCGATCGTCGCGGCACTGCGCGCGGCCGGCTGGCCGGTGGTCGTCACGGGCGGGCCGAGCGAGCGCGAGCTGGCGGCCGTGGTCGCCGGGCCCACGGAGGCCGCGTCCCGCCCCGCCGCCGGGCCCGCGGCCCCCGCCCGGGTGATCGACCTCGCCGGACGGACCGACCTGGCGGAGCTGGCGGCGGTCCTCGACGGCGCCGCGTGCGTCGTCGTCGGGAACACCGGGCCCGCCCACCTGGCGGCCGCCGTCGGGACGCCCGTGGTCTCGCTCTTCTCCCCCGTGGTGCCGGCCGGACGCTGGGCGCCGTACGGGGTGCCGAGCGTGGTGCTCGGCGACCAGCAGGCGCCGTGCCGCGGCAGCCGTGCCCGCGAGTGCCCCGTCCCCGGACACCCGTGCCTGACCGGCGTGCCGCCGGAGGACGTGGTGGCCGCGGTCGACTCGCTCGCCGGGTCGCCGTCCTCCCCCGTGCCACCGGGCGGCGGGAAGTCCAGGCGAGCCTTCGTCCCGTCCCCGGCCCCCGCGCCGACCGACCCTGTTCACTCGACGGCGGAGGTGCCGGCATGA